In Osmerus eperlanus chromosome 4, fOsmEpe2.1, whole genome shotgun sequence, the sequence TATACGGCTGTGGTTTATCTTTGCACATGGCGCCCCCTTCTGGCACATTCGGACCTCGTATGGAGTGCAAAACGGAACAAAATCGTTATTGCTTCTTTATCAATGAAGCTATAAAGAAACGGCACATCACCATAATacaatagtattttattttcatATAGAGATAAAGAAATATCTGAAACTAGAGAGATGATCCTGTGCAACAGCCAGAGTATAAAGAGAGACAGTGTACGAGCTAGGGAGTCTGCTCGCAAGTATAATAAAAGACACACAAGATGAAAACATTTGTTTGCTCCTGGTTTATCAACAGGTGAAGGAAAGTTCCCGTCATTAGTTTAACTCCCACGGAGATTGTTGCAAAGAGGAAAGCATCTAGAGAAACCAAGCATCAGTCAAGCAGCTCAGTGTCTCGCAAGAACAATCGCCTCAGCATCACCCTCGACATTCTCATCCTTATTCCCCATCACACTACAGTGTTTTCCAGTTTATCCACACAAACTAGCGTTCCGACTTTATAAACAGTTAAGAGTCCACTTTTCATCTTACCCAACCTGGAgacaagaaagaaaagaaaaaaggagaagaaaagaaaaaccatTGAAACGAGTCATCAGCTGTTGTATTGTTCAACTCTCATTGTGAGGAACGTAAAGatgtatactgtacacatcAGTCCCATCCATTCTGATATTATAGAGTACAGCTTGTGTATAATAATAGGCATACTCTGTTCCATCTGAATCTGAGCGCACACTGAATCTGAGCACACACTGAATCTGAGCACACACTGAAAACTGAGTGgcctgaagaagaaaaaatgaaaaaagaacGTTTACAACAGAATTAACAGTGGAAGACACACCCCCTCAACCCTTATATGGCTACGGCTTCCATTCCTCTAACCCAGTACTGACTCAGACGAGGGGTCAGAATAGACCCACTTCAGAGGCCATGGGAAACAAGTTTTAGCACAAAAATGCCTAACCAATTCCACAGTGTCTGCAAACACCCTTGTTTAGAGTCTTTATATCTCAGCCCTCTGATGCAGTCTCCTAGATGTGCTGTATTCCCTAGCACCAATAGAAGTACTGTACTAGTTTCAGTATGGCCTAGATTAAGCTGACCGCTACCATACCGGGATAGGGTGTATTTAAGAGAGAGGGCTACTGAACCCAGGACCCTGAAGTCAGGATAGTCAGAAAATAGAACTTCAAGAATACAGAGCAAATTCTGCCAAATCACTCataacaggaacaggaaacacatcatcaataTAAACATGTGTAAGATGACCAGGACACATCAGCAAACGCAGGATCACATGGTTCCCAGATAACCATAGATGACTGTTAGTAAGATGTGGAAAATGAAAAAAGCCTGTATTCAAGGCCTTGCCTAAACAACCAGCGGCACAAGGAGATgaccaagaaaaaaaaagttttcctGCGAGCTGGTTTCAGAACAATATACAGATAGCAACAGGTGGGGTTCATCCCGGAGTCTCTGCCAGAAGGCTTGCATCTCAGTCCCCAGAGCATGACCAGGAGCAGCTGTCAGTCACAGCACACCATGGTCCAGGACTAGCAGCTGTCCATGGTCCAGGGCTAGCAGCTGTCCATGGTCCAGGGCTAGCAGCTGTCCATGGTCCAGaggacatgtagaaaaccatgTCTACACCCAGTGGAGTTCCAGTAGAGAAGAGACCGGAAGCTGAGGGAGTGTTCAGTGCCAGGAATCAGGGAGAGCTGTGGATGGGCCCGTGGTCAAAACTGTCAGCGTTTgagcgtgcgtgagtgtgtatgccTGCGCACTTCGGAAAGTCTGCTAGATTTGAACGGCTGGCTTTAAACTGACGGTCTCAAACACTAAGTTGGGATAGTaggagcgagtgtgtgtatatctgaatATCCCAGACACTGatgagcgtgtgcgtgtgtgtgtgttaggagcgGGAAGGAGCGTCTTCGAAGCTGATGATGCTGGACTCCTGTCCCCCTGTCAAGGTCTGGGGGCTGCCGGCCCCCCCTGCAGGTGAGGAGGTCTCTCGCCCGGAGAGAAGCGGCGTGTCGGTCCGCACCTCATCTTCCTCGTCGTCTTCCTCGTCGTCCATGCTGGGCCAGGCCGACTGATCCTCCACCTTCTTTAGACGCTCGTTCAGGGCCTTGAGAGCCAGTTGTCTATGGGAGAACCACAAGGCATAGTCTGAAGGAAACAGGACCCGTACATGTACATGCACCACATGATACATTCTTCTTGCATTAAAATATGTAGGATGTGCAACGCGTGTGATTGGTGGGATCACACAACTAATCAACTGATTTAACCAGATGTCACGGGGCTAACACCTAACCTCCCCTGTAAGAGAGGTAAGAGAGCTGTGCTCCAAAGACTCAGTGTACGAGCTAGGGAGTCTGCTCGCAAGCATAATAAAAGACACACGAGATGAAAACATTTGTTTGCTCCTGGTTTAGCAACAGGTGAAGGACATGTCTACGACAAAAGACAAGGTGTCTGCGTCCCAGCGTGTGAGCCGTtcgccctcacctcctcctctcggcGTCCTGGGGATCTGTCCCGGGCAGgctgatggtgatggaggacggGGCCCCGACGTCGTACCTCTTCACCATCTTCCTGCATACCTTCAGCTTGACCAGGGCGGCGTGCACCAGGCCGGCCATCAGCCCTACGACGGGCTGCACCGCCTCCGGGAAGAACGAGGCAAAGGCGAAGTGGTCCGACATGTCCCCGCGGCCCCGGCTGTGCCTCTGGTAGAACCTCAGGTAGACCCAGCCGGCCAGGGCGCCGTAGCTGTAGGCGGCCAGTGGGGCGGCGCTGTCCAGCAGCCCCGAGAGAGCCAGCACTgccaggaggacgaggacgagagCGGGGGCTGCCTTCATCCTCACCTGGGGCACCCTGAGCACTGTCGTGTCGCCCATGGTCTGCTTCAGGGCCACGAGGACCCCCCCGAGGAAGCCCGGAACCCCGTAGACACGCACTGCAAACAGGAAGTCCAGGTCGAAGGTGGCAACGTAGGTGAGCAGATAGGAGAGGCCAGCCAGGAGGCCTGCTGAGATGTTGACCACAGCGAAAAAGATGAGCAGCTCCAGGGCTccccacagaggctccaacaaccgtCCGCACGCCATGACGGTGCCCACATTTGCTACCACGCCCCACACATGCTGCTCCACTACTCCGTGCGTCACCAGGGTCCAGACCCAGAAGTTCGGGGGAAAGAGGTAGCCGGGCGTCACTCCCAGCGCATACGTGGTGTCGACGGCCCACGACAGTAGGTACAGGAGCAGCACCACGGCGCTTATCGATTTCACTACCACGCTAGTGCTGGCTATAGCGCTCAGAAAGTGCTGGCGTGCAACAGGCAGGTAACGATTCATGGTTCCGTTGTTGGTGTCCTGCCGCTGAGCGAGAGACGATCGCAATTTATTGGGGTGACTTGTCCCTTTGCAGCTCAAATGTCAGCGGGGAATGAGCAATACCAAGCAGGACATACACAATCTGCGACTCCAAACAACCACGATAAGCGGTGAGGCTTCATCCGGGATAAAATATTGTGCTAATTATATTTATAATGTTAATTATCTATATATAATTGTGTATCTTTGTTGACCAACAAAGCTATCTAAAAACATGACAGTCCGAAACACAATCAAAAAGAGCAAGCACGCTTCACCTGAATGCAACTTCAAAGTTCACAATCCTTGATGCAATCCTTTTCTTTGACAGCTGTTGGCCAAGAGATACCGATGTCTTCACTGCGTTTAGCTATTGATTAGACAATCCTGATCGAGGCAGTTATCCAATAGCGAATCTGCCTGACAAGTgcttactagctagctaacagctGCTCTCAATTCAAACCAGTCTTTAATACCCCAAATATGTATTTAGATTTTATTTCAGTCGTACACCACTAGGTTGAACAACTTTAACTTTAACAAAATTAAACACAATTTCTCTTGACGTTAGCCAACTAGCTTCCTTGCTAGTTTACAAGTCATCGTTTGGCcagtgttagctagctagctaacattagcccTTGTCTTAAGTTGTCTTCAACCTACGCTGACTAGCACACATTAGCCAACTAGCTGGCCAGTAGGACAGTTCTGCTCTCAGAAATAGACTATTAAAGAGTTGTCTAGAGTAAAAAGTAAAAAGCCCCAAAGTAGCGCTTCCTCTCTCGATTTTCTTCGACTCTATCGGCAAGAGTCCCACCAGTTAGCCCGAGGATTTCCTGTAGCAACAGGCCTCCACAACAATGTTGTTGAACGTCAAAAAGGCGTTGACTTACTCAAAATTAACTAAATGTTTAACCTTGTATGATTCTTTCGGTTGCTCCAACGTTGTTCCGACTTAATACAGATGATACTTatcaaatatttatttattttgaatgGCACTCCCAGGTTAACGCACTGTACTAAAGGCAACAACTCATATGCGTTCTGCTGCCACCGTCATCAACAACCAGCGCGTCAGATCACGTTGTCTGGCATACAACAGGAAGCATGATGGGAAATCGAGTTATTTATTTGGACATATTTGTCATCACCTTATTCAGAGGGGTGATATAAAACCATGTCCTTACTATATGTGTGCAGTAGATTTAAGTGAGATTGCAttttgaaaatgtgtgtatgtttaacaGTAATGTTAAATCCAAGGTTGCAGTCTTACATCATTATCAAATGATTCCCGCACTGAAACCTTTCGTTCTGTGAGAGCTATTGCAGTCTTGTTGAGATCAGAATGGGTCCGTTGTAGATAGTTGTAGGGATTACCAGTGACCCTGTATTTCATTCAGCACATTCAAAGCAGCGCACAGCAATCCTATTGTCTTATCTCGACTGCAGAGTTAAATAAATATTGATTCAGCAGGCAGTAATGCCGGTTtgaaagacaaacagaaaagGAGTGTCACTTACACATTTGTGTTTTATTCAGGAACACATTTCTGTAATAGAAAATTCATAATCAAACCATAAACTCACATTTTGCTAATGTAAAAAAGACAACATTTGACAGAAAAATGCAACAGGAAGCATCACTTTTTACACGAAAACAGCAACAAATGTGCAAGCGTGATAAAACACTGAGGGACAATGTGACTGAGAGCTGTACCTCCCAGGTATAGCCACAAGAATGTCCAGAATGAATGGTCCTTCTACTGGTTGACTGAATATTCGCTCAAACACAAACTTATAGCCAGTGTCATTAAATAATGATAATGTTTCAAACTCTAATACGTGTTTCTATCCTTAAAAGACTACATATCACAAGAATGGTTTGCTCCCAGACTCCAGTGATGGACAAATAGATGGTTTTTAGTCAGGCACTTTTCTGAGGACTTGTAGTTGCCATGCAAGCCAAGGACCCCCCAGCCAGTCACCAAGAAAGAGTTTATAGTCTTTTACTGAAACACCTACGCTGAATATATTTAATGACAGTGACAGTAGCATGCCGTGACATAGGCTCCTCTTGCTAGTTGTGACCATATCCTTATAAAGATTTTATTGGAATGGAAGAACGTAGCCTGACGTAATCACAGAAAACATCTATTTTTCTTGCTCTATCTCACACACCCATAAATGAATGCAAGGGTTCTGTAATGTTGACAGAACAACCGCACTTTCCTTTTTGATTTCCATGTAAAACAGAGAGCAGAGTTTCACCTcaaacctggggggggggggggggctaccacACTAACTACACAATTGTTTTAAAGACCTAGCGAGACATAAAGGTGTCTAGATGATATACAGCCTGTATGATATGTATGATACAGGGACATACTGGGTCACAAAACTGTTATCTTTCCATCCCCAAAGTGATAGAATACACACAGTAACAATGAAGTAAAAGCACTTGCTTCCATAACTCATCAGACTCTTGCATAGCTAATGTTATATCTCCTAAGGCTGCTATGATAATCTGAGTGATGACATCTATATAGTTCTAGTTTACTGATGACTATCAACTTGAAGGCAGACATATAACTATAATCTAGTTTATGTAAGATAACGTCATGCAAAGTCGACAGACACAattgaaacaaacaaaccagAATGTGAGTCTCCTTGTTTAGTTCACAGACACCTGGGTTGGTTCAAAACGTTTATCTGTTGCTGCTTGTCACAGGCTGAGACAGCTGAATCATGACCGAGTGTCACAAGCGACAAGTGTCACGCTATTTTACATCTACGTACAAATGTATCTTCTTTTTGTAAATGCTTGATTTCATCCCATTGACAGTTTATTTTAAAGAAGCTCAAAAAACACTTTGTAATATTAATGGgttgtttgtgtgcatatgtgaATGTCTatgagtgtgattgtgtgtgtgtgtggatgtgtgtgtgacagactcaGGTGGTGGGGTGAAATTGAGGTGCTTGTAATGATTAGCAAAGTAAATGAAAGTGACATGCCATTCAAAACATGTTTCTTTTATTCACAAACGTCAATAGAGATCGTAAAAGCCAATCAACGTCATTCCGGTCCACCAACACCTGTCTAGTGAGCAAAGCAGCAGCCTCTTCGCCTGTGTCGACAAAACAACAGTCAGTTGGTCGCAGACTGAACCAATCTATAAATAAATACTTAAATTCAAGTAGAAAGCTACGAATAAAAGCAGTCGGTATAACAACAGAAATCAGTAAATCCTGTGGAAACAAGCTTTAGTTTGCTCCTCAGGTCAGATGGAGAATCAGCAGGAGGGCGTCTGGGTGATATGAACATAAAACAATCATGATGCCTTCTCTCTGCTGACACCTAGTGGTTTCCTCCCTGACCGCTTGTGATTGGTTGGTCCTGTACACTGTCACATTGGGGCGAGACGTTCTGTCACATTAATGACTTTTATCGAAGTCACGGAGCAACTACAACCTCAATCTTTCGATGAACAACAAACATCAAAATCCCCTTACAAACAGAAACACCAAAagtagtaaaaaaataaaaaatacaaatgaataaatatGCACTTTCATAAATTAATTTGGTAAATACTCACATAAAAAAGGAAATGGAAAGAACAGATCAACTAACTACTTAAGTATGGGATGAATGACTTGAACAAATTCAAGAAAGAAAGTTCTGCAGACCAACTGTTAAATCTTTGCTGATGGAACGTGAGAATGTGAGGAAAATTCAGGTCCATACAGGACAGCCCCCTGTAGATCTCTGCAGGAGAGGGGCCGAATGTACTCGCAGGAACCCCATGAAAGAGTCCCCCATTAAAGAGTTATGTCATCAGAACCAGATCACATCCCTGCCCCTCACTGTCAATTCAATCAACTGGAAACCTTGTTTTACATATTGTTTTCCAGTTTTCGAGAGTGATGTAATGTAACCCAACTATAGCTCTTTGCAACGGGCTCTCACTGGAAGTATGCTAAAGGAATCCCTGTGCTTGTAACCATGTCGATGTGCTGGGACCAAATTAAAGACAAACTTTTAGCTCCCTTAAAGCTGATATATCGACTCAGGTCTGACAACGGTCTCTTGTACAATGTCATTTAGTTGTCCATCTTTTTGGCACAGCTGAGGTTTTCTCACAAGATGATTTTGGTTTTTAACAACGATAACAACATTATTATACGAGGGCAACCTGTGTGTTGCTCTCTTCCaagataaaataaaaacaagaattaaataaatacaatggatcttcttttttttactcttcGAAATACCTAAGGCAGAGTGAGTCAGATGACTGATGACAGATGACTGTCTCGTTTGGAGTCCTTGAACCTTAAAAAAACAGGGgaaaatgactgtgtgtgtgtggacatgacgcatgtgtgttcctggtgtgtgtgagtgtgtgtgtgtgtgtgtgtgtggggcgtgctgcagtgtgtgttttgcatcATTTGAGCTAAGCTACAGTAAAACTCCTCTACTCTCACAGCTCACATTCAGAGAGACAAAGGCAAGGCATCTTCTACAGGCCATCCCTCTGGGACGCGTCACAGGAACACCGTTatacattgtcacctggaggCAACAGCGTTTGGATGATTCGTAAATATTAtatacattacaaaataaagaaaATCGATTTTTCCAACTCTGATGCCTGGCTGTGCCCTAAGGCTTGGTTTAAAGGCAGACATATGCATACATTCTTTTTAGTTGAAAGTTTCCATTTTCTCCAGGTTGTTTCTTTGCTGTTTTTCTTAAGGAGATTAAAGTCATCACAATGATCCCatagaaaaaacaacaacacaatacTCCTGTGCTGGCAGTTTaagaggtcaaggtcaaatgaggagtcaggtggctgagcggtgagggaatcgggctagtaatccgaaggttgccagttcgattcccgccaACTCGAttccatgccaactgacgttgtgtccttgggcaaggcacttcaccctacttgcctcgggggaatgtccctgtacttactgtaagtcgctctggataagagcgtctgctaaatgactaaatgtaaatgtaaatgaaagagAATTGGTAAATGGCAGTCTACCATTTGAACAattttaagtaaaaaaaaaaaggaataaaGAAAGGGTTCAGTAGCACAGAGTACAATCAATATCAATGACGAGAGCCTGAAGTCTTCTACCATACAGGCGTCAATCTACTGACTACATCGAACAAACTGATTCAACAAGGCTAATGTAAGATCGTTGGTAATCAATCAACTAGGAGTCTTTCCAAAAAGCAGTAACCCAAAACAGCCACACAGGCCCACTGTTAAATGACTGTAGGCCCCGACCAACAGTTAAGAATCAACCAGTGATGTGTAAGCTAAGCTAGTCCGAGGCCCAATTTCGAAAGTCATAAGGTCTCCATATTGGTTCTCTATGGTCATCCTTTTTAATATTTTGTCTTAAATAAGATATTCAGCATCAAGATTTGTTGCTTTGTCCTGGGAGACTTGTGTTCAGGTCAGTTCGCACGCAAAGACTCAGGGATGCACTTCGTTTTCTCACTGGGGATTGGACAGCGAGGAGCCACCAATTATTGTCCCATAACCTCAATGAcgtcatcatcatcgtcgtcgTCGACATCATCCCCATCGTCTGAGCTGCTGCTGCGATCGTCGCCGTTTTCCGTCGAGCCGTGTCCGTCCGGACGAAGCAGgcccgaggagggggagggggaggagcttgaGGAGGAAGTAGGGGTGTAGTGGGACAGGAAGCTGGCTCCTGCCGGGCCGGGCATGGCAGCAGGTAGACCCCCGGGGAGGACGGAGGCTGGGTAGAGCCCCCCCAGAGCCTGGCTGTAGGGCAGATGGTAGCCAGAGGGCAGCATGCCCGCCATGCCCGCCGCACCCAACATGAAGGGAGGCAGGGCACCCAGGCCGGAGCTAGCAGtagcagcagaggaggaggaggagaaggaggagcaggacggggtgggagtggaggtagtggaggaggaggaacgggAGGAGGAGCTAGGCAGGGCCCCACTCCCAAGATTAAAGGGCTCAGGGGTCATAGGGAATACGTGGCGGGGGTCTCCCATCTGGCCAGGGGGGTGGAAGTAGGGTGATCCCGCCCCCATGAAGAGGGGGTGTCCCATGGCCCCCAGCATGGCGGGGCTGAGGCCCAGGGAGGGCAGGCCGCAGGCTCCAGCGAAGGGGAAGCCCGAGGAGGGCAGCGGGGCAGAGGAACGATTGCCGGGGCCCGGCTGCTTGTTGGCACGCTCGTCCAATGACGGGCTGGAGGCCTTGCGTTTGGCGCCACGCAGGTCCAGGGCGGCGGTGGCGTCCATGTTGGGCCGGACGGGGCCGGAAGCGACGGCGTCTCCCTGATGCTTTACGTTGGCGGTTGCTGGGTTGTCTGTGGTCACCCGGTCACCGTTGGTGAACATGCTGGCGGTGGTCAGATGGCTGTTGTTTTTGGGGCTCTCTGGCGCCCTCTCCTGGGGACCTCCAGACACAGAAGAGGGCGGGGTCTCATGGACCCCTACTTCGTCCCCGGGCCTGGCCGCGTAGCGCTGCAGCTCGCTCAGGATATCGGGGCCGTCTGGGGAGACGGGGCGGGGTGCGCCCTCAGACGACATTTGCTCCCGGTCAGGTGACACGCAGGCACTGCCGCTATTGGTGGACACGTCTTCTGGTGGATTCTGGGCATCTATGgttgagaagagggagagaaggggagagagggaaaggagtcaGAATTGCTGGATAAAATATGACTCAGCTATTTGAATCCTTTAATAAGTTCAAAGGTTGTTGTAGAGTCTATGTGTCCAGGGCACTGTCGGTATCTGTGTCACCTTTGGGTCCGGCagcactctcctctcctggcttTGGCTTAGCTGCAGCTCGGATGGCAAATATCCTCCCATCACTCGCCCTGATGTAggttcctgagagagagagagagagagagagagagagagagagagagagagagagagagagagagagagagagagagagagagagagagaggggggggggggggagggagagagagagagagagagagagagagagagagagagagagagagagagacaggttaacccttgtgttatcttcgggtcattctgacccatcagtcattgtgacccaccgtcatattgcgacaactttaccgcatacaaaaacaaagtgaagcattttcttttaaccgttgggctgtctcagaccccccacattgcgaaggttaaaagaaaatgatttttatttgtttttgtattgggtaaaattgggtaaacacaacgatggttcgttatgaacctttgggtcatgtgacacaagggttaaatccagAATGGTACtgacactcagacagacagacagacggatcagcacacagacagacagatcagaagacagacagataagcagacagacagacagattagcagacagatagaccatcagccggcagacagacagacagatcagcagacagacagacagacagatcagcagacagaaagacagatcagcagacaaacagacagatcaGCAGACagatcagcagacagacagatcagcagacagacagacaggggcagaCTGGCATCTTACCCTTGGTTCCTCTGATGACATGGATACTCTCCCCAGCACTGATCCTGGCCTTGACGTCTGTGGAGCTGTGGGCTCCAGGAATAACTATGTCtgtcagaggagagaaggagatttcagtctcacagtgtgtgtgtgtgtgtgagagagagggaaagaagagagcagagggtaaatagagagagagaaaaagagagaaatggccACGGAGAGAGACTGAGTACCAGAGATAGTGACTGACCAGTGGTGGTGACTATCTTCTGGACGAACACGCCGGCCTTTTGGAGGTAGTTAACTGGGAAGCCTGAGTTGGAGTCTGACACTGGCAGGGAGGCGGAGCCTTGGGTAGCCTGCCGCGGCACGATGGGAACCGGAGTGGACTGGACAGGCCGGACGCTGGCCCCTGGCTTCTCTTCTGGACAAGTAGGGGGGGGGCGCCTggggcgggggagaggaggtcgaaggagagagaggacgaccAAGAATCGAGAGAGGAAGTTGGGTGTCAATCACTTGaaaccagtatttgtgtgtgtgtgtgtgtgtgtgtggttccggCCGCTCACCAGTTGCGCTGGCTGAAGGCGGGGATGTTGGTGAGGCTCTGGTCGCTGGCGGGGTAGTAGTGGGCGTAGGACGGCCTGGTGTAGGGCACCgacgccctcttctcctcctcgtaGCTCTTCCTGGCTGCCTTCTTCTCAGCCTTGGTGAGCTTCAGCTCCCTCCTGTCCATCAGCAGGGACTCGTGGTGGAAGGGTTGCtggaggaccacacacacacacacacacacacacacacacacagagatagtgAGATGGAGTGTGGTGGCGATTTGGGCACTGGCCGACATAAAGAGTATACAGTCGTGATAAGGCAAgggcggaggtgtgtgtgtttaccttggtgatgaggtgagggtggaggtgtatatgtgtgtgtgtaccttggtgatgaggtgagggtggaggtgcgtgtgtgtgtgtaccttggtgaTGAGGCGAGGgtggaggtgcgtgtgtgtgtgtaccttggtgaTGAGGCGAGGgtggaggtgcgtgtgtgtgtgtaccttggtgaTGAGGCGAGGgtggaggtgcgtgtgtgtgtgtaccttggtgaTGAGGCGAGGgtggaggtgcgtgtgtgtgtgtaccttggtgatgaggtgagggtggagctgGCAGGCCTTCCTGATCACCTTCTCCATGTGCTCCTGGCTCTGCAGCTGCACCTGCCACGGCTCGGGCTCCTCCTCCACAAAGTGCAGCAGAGACTCCACCTCCCTGCGCGTGAACGCCAGCACGGGGTTCAGGTCGTCCACCACGCGGTCTGAAACCACACCCAAACGGCCCAGCGTCAGCCCGGCGtgcgtgtgggagtgtgtgtgtgaaaggtcaACGTGTGGTTCAGTTCAGCCGCCACTCTGTGTCCTCACACAGACCAAGGCTGAAAAGTGTCCGCATCGATATCTAACTGCATCCGTGTTGCAGTTGTTGCCGTGTTGTCTGGTAAAATTGTCCGAACTGTGCCCTTCTGGACCTTGGCTTTCAGCTCTACTTACCGTTTCCACGATTTGAATGccgtttggataaaagcgtctgctaaatgaatgaagtCGGCACAGGTCCTCACCAGACATGCCCTGTTTGGAGATCTGCCGGTCGTAGATCTTCTTCTCCAGGGTGAAGTCACACACCAGCCGGTAGATGTGGCAGGGCTTCTTCTGGCCGTAGCGGTAGACGCGGCACACGGCTTGGGCGTCGTGGCACGGGTTCCAGGAGGCGTCGAACACCACCACGCGGTTGGCCCCGATCAGGTTCACCCCCAGGCAGCCcgccctggaggagggagagggcacGCTGGTTGAGAAGCctgatgtgcgtgcgtgtgtgtgtggatgtgtcggagagggttactgtgtgtgttggggagggatTCGGAGGGTGCTAAtttgagagaatgtgtgtaacttgtgtgtgtgttggagtgttaCTGTGGGTGTAAAAGAGCGagagtgtaaatgtgtgtgtaaaagggaTAACTGTGTGTGATACCTGGTGGAGAGCAGGAAGACCCAGGCAGACGTGTTTGAGGGGTCGTTGAACTGGTTGattagtctctccctctctgagacAGACGTACTGCCATCCAGACCTGGTGACAAGCAAACAGTCAGGCAATCAAGCAAACAGTCAGGCAATCAAGCAAACTGTCAGGCAATCAAGCAAACTGTCACGCAATCAACCAGTCAGTAAGTCagtcaatcaaccaaccaaacaGTCAGTCAATCAACCAAACAGTCAGGCAATCAACCAAACTGTCAGGCaatcaaccagtcagtcagacagtcaatCCACCAACCAAACAGTCAGGCAATCAAACAAACTGTCAGGCaatcaaccagtcagtcagacagtcaatCCACCAACCAAACAGTCAGGCAATCAACCAAACTGTCAGGCaatcaaccagtcagtcagtcagtcagtcaatcaaccaaccaaacaGTCAGTCAATCAACCAAACAGTCAGGCAATCAAC encodes:
- the tmem115 gene encoding transmembrane protein 115, with product MNRYLPVARQHFLSAIASTSVVVKSISAVVLLLYLLSWAVDTTYALGVTPGYLFPPNFWVWTLVTHGVVEQHVWGVVANVGTVMACGRLLEPLWGALELLIFFAVVNISAGLLAGLSYLLTYVATFDLDFLFAVRVYGVPGFLGGVLVALKQTMGDTTVLRVPQVRMKAAPALVLVLLAVLALSGLLDSAAPLAAYSYGALAGWVYLRFYQRHSRGRGDMSDHFAFASFFPEAVQPVVGLMAGLVHAALVKLKVCRKMVKRYDVGAPSSITISLPGTDPQDAERRRQLALKALNERLKKVEDQSAWPSMDDEEDDEEDEVRTDTPLLSGRETSSPAGGAGSPQTLTGGQESSIISFEDAPSRS